A region from the Nocardia terpenica genome encodes:
- a CDS encoding DUF5808 domain-containing protein codes for MPSTNDDDRVPEPEGKALGLPYDWRRPTAQRTRSRIWNPDDPRLFTPKSFGWGYGLNLYRLFHWRRRG; via the coding sequence ATGCCCAGCACGAACGACGACGACCGTGTCCCCGAACCGGAGGGCAAGGCGCTCGGTCTGCCTTACGACTGGCGGCGTCCGACCGCACAGCGGACCCGCTCCCGCATCTGGAACCCCGACGATCCCCGACTGTTCACCCCGAAGAGCTTCGGCTGGGGCTACGGCCTGAACCTCTACCGCCTGTTCCACTGGCGTCGGCGGGGCTGA
- a CDS encoding lycopene cyclase family protein: MTTDLLVCGLGPAGRALTHRALAHGYSVTAVDPHPDRRWVATYGAWADELPGWVAPVGTTAGRLAAWGSRRFEIERAYVVFEGGALQDSLTVAGARVVRDHVIDIDRTAESPASVRLSTGTTLTARRVIDARGVARSPARAEQTAYGVVVPRRSWGETLFMDWRPDNGAGPDDPRSFLYAVPLRADAMLLEETCLAGRPALDGAVLRDRLLTRLRCRGIELDGSEPVERVRFPVTGGRPGRARFGAAGGLLHPATGYSVATSLSLSDAVVAGESIWPVSAHAVHLLRAAGLRALLALPPQDLPLFFDAFFDLPIELQRAYLSGHSDFRGTAAAMNRIFRALPWRLRRTLATAVAPIPLLTK; this comes from the coding sequence GTGACCACCGACCTGCTCGTCTGCGGACTCGGCCCCGCCGGGCGCGCCCTCACCCATCGCGCGCTGGCCCACGGATATTCGGTCACCGCCGTCGATCCCCATCCGGACCGCCGCTGGGTGGCCACATACGGCGCGTGGGCCGACGAGCTGCCGGGGTGGGTCGCGCCGGTGGGGACGACCGCAGGGCGTTTGGCGGCATGGGGCAGTCGGCGATTCGAGATCGAGCGAGCGTATGTGGTGTTCGAAGGTGGGGCGCTACAGGATTCACTGACCGTGGCCGGTGCACGGGTCGTTCGCGACCACGTGATCGATATCGACCGGACCGCCGAAAGCCCTGCCTCCGTTCGACTTTCGACAGGCACGACCCTCACCGCCCGGCGCGTGATCGATGCGCGCGGTGTAGCCCGCTCCCCCGCCCGCGCCGAGCAGACCGCGTACGGCGTGGTGGTTCCTCGGCGATCCTGGGGCGAAACACTGTTCATGGATTGGCGTCCGGACAACGGCGCCGGTCCGGACGATCCCCGCTCCTTCCTCTACGCGGTCCCCCTCCGCGCGGACGCTATGCTCCTAGAGGAGACCTGCCTCGCCGGTCGGCCCGCACTCGACGGAGCCGTCCTGCGCGACCGGCTGCTCACCCGATTGCGCTGTCGCGGAATCGAACTCGATGGAAGCGAGCCGGTCGAGCGGGTACGGTTTCCGGTAACGGGCGGTCGACCCGGCCGCGCCCGATTCGGAGCCGCGGGCGGATTGCTGCATCCGGCCACCGGATACAGCGTCGCCACGTCGCTATCTCTGTCCGATGCGGTCGTGGCCGGGGAATCGATCTGGCCCGTGTCCGCCCACGCGGTACATCTGTTGCGAGCAGCGGGATTACGCGCACTACTGGCACTACCACCGCAGGACCTTCCACTCTTCTTCGACGCCTTTTTCGACCTCCCGATCGAGCTTCAGCGCGCATACCTGTCCGGGCACAGCGACTTCCGAGGTACCGCAGCAGCGATGAACCGAATCTTCCGCGCATTACCGTGGAGGCTACGCCGAACCCTCGCCACGGCCGTCGCACCGATACCGTTACTCACGAAATGA
- a CDS encoding PP2C family protein-serine/threonine phosphatase, whose translation MQNAVTTAITRRELVRLIGITGESVSRRGLRSINADAVATATDPVAGRTAFVVADGVGDHLLAARAARTAAATAARVGAHDGALAGIVAAQAQLLREFPEPSADAVAVVAVLPTPERPDAPTEIAWVGDCRAYRWNGRVLHQITVDHTVAEYFRARGRIAAPRMSHLVTTSVRTVRPGGIGFASTGSSRGRLLLSTDGVHKRVGMATLKELLGGGAAPGATADALVDLALRTGGSDNATALVVDHQ comes from the coding sequence GTGCAGAATGCAGTGACGACCGCCATTACCCGGCGTGAGCTGGTGCGGCTCATCGGAATCACCGGCGAATCGGTCAGCAGGCGCGGCCTGCGCTCGATCAATGCCGATGCCGTCGCGACGGCCACCGATCCGGTGGCGGGCCGCACCGCGTTCGTCGTCGCGGATGGGGTGGGCGACCACCTGCTGGCCGCGCGGGCCGCCCGCACCGCCGCCGCGACCGCCGCCCGCGTCGGCGCGCACGACGGCGCACTCGCGGGAATCGTTGCGGCACAGGCGCAATTGCTCCGTGAATTCCCGGAGCCGAGCGCCGACGCGGTCGCGGTGGTGGCGGTGCTGCCCACCCCCGAGCGCCCGGACGCGCCGACCGAGATCGCCTGGGTCGGCGACTGCCGCGCCTACCGCTGGAACGGGCGGGTGCTGCATCAGATCACCGTCGATCACACCGTCGCCGAATACTTCCGTGCGCGCGGCCGCATCGCCGCGCCGCGCATGAGCCACCTGGTCACCACCTCGGTGCGCACGGTCCGCCCGGGCGGGATCGGATTCGCGAGCACCGGGTCGAGCCGGGGCCGCCTGCTGCTGAGCACCGACGGCGTGCACAAGCGGGTCGGCATGGCGACCCTCAAGGAACTGCTGGGCGGCGGCGCGGCGCCCGGCGCGACCGCGGACGCCCTGGTCGACCTGGCATTACGCACCGGCGGCTCGGACAATGCGACAGCCCTCGTGGTCGACCACCAGTGA